The Nitrospira sp. sequence ATCAGGGTTCGCATAGGCCCCTCCTTGCTCTAGGTTGGTCGGTATCCATACGGAAGTGGACGACACTATAGCACAGCGTGCCTTAAGCTGGTCTGATTTTTGACCGATAGGGAAGTGGCGGAGGACTCTACCCTATCTCATGAGTAGGAGATATCCATGCCGGTTGAAGCACTAACCAACTTTGACCCCCAACAATTCTTTAACCTGCGTCCCATAGCCGATGCCGGCGTGCACCGACTGGATACTCACGTCAGCCAGATGGCGATTTCCAATGATATATCCGGTCGCCTGAGTATGACGACCATGGACGGGGATACCATTGTGCTGACAGCCGATGTCGAGTCCGACTTTCGAACCGGCACCTATCAGTCTCGTGCCGAGACTGCTCAAGGAGCCATGAATGTTGGAGTGAGTGCTGCACAATATGCCTTTCAGCGGAACTTCGGCGTCGAGGTAAAGGGCGATCTGAACGAGCAGGAGCTGCACGATCTTGGGAATCTCTTCCAGAAGCTCTCCGGCATCTTTCACGGGTTCTTTCAGGGCCAGGATGAGGAGGCGAGATCTTACACCGTCGAACTTGCTAAACAGTTTAGCGAGTCAGCGACCTTGTCCGGTCTCGACTTGAGTGTGGAGGCCGTGCGGTCGGTCACGATGGTTACAGCTTCAGTAGTTACCGCGGGTGGGGCGCCAGCGACGGCGGCGGAGATCCCGCAACCGTCCAACGGTACCACGGCGCCCACCCCGTCATCGAATTCGTCTGCACGGGGCTCTCTCACGATGCCGATGAAGGGTGCGCAGGTAGCGGCTCTCCTCAAACAGGTGTTCGATGCGCTGAAGGAAGCCGAGGCTGAGTTGCACAAATTCCAGGCGTATCTTCCGGAGTTCTTCGACAATCTCCACGAGCGCCTCATGAGAGATGTACCGGGTGAGCCCAAACCCAAGGCCGATGAGCCGGATCGTCCTGTAGTGCAGAATCCGGATCAGGCGCCATCAACAACAATGAATGGCAGCGTACGTCTCGCCTACAGCTCGGTGAATCTGGCCACGGCTTCATTCTCACTCGAGAGCTGAGTTTGCCGCGGCCATTGAGCTGGTTTCCCGATCAAACAGGCTGAACGAGGCCGATTCTGTCGGTCATCACCTCCGTCAGCACCCCCGTATCCATGGTCACGCTCCCTTGAAGGCATGCGTGCCGTGAGTAATCGCTCCGCCGGCACGAAGGGCAGCAGCGACAAGCACGGCTTCGGCAATCTCAGCATCCGAGGCGCCCGCCCCGCGCGCGTTGTTCGTATGGATTTCGATGCAATAAGGACATTGCGTCGTGAAAGCGACGCCGAGTGCGATCAGCTCCTTGTACTTCCTCGACAACGTACCTTCCGCCAAGGCGGCCTTGTCGAACGCCACAAACGCTTTCATGGCCTCCGGCGCGTGCACTTCGAGCAGTTTCATCTTCCCTAGGTTCTTCATGTCATACATGTCGATCTCCTTCTGTTGGCGATGGCGATGATCAAACCTGCGTTGTGCTTCTGAAGCACACTATAAAAGGAACGACGGGCGATTGCCTTACCCGGGAGACTGATTCTCTTATCAGGAGCATGCTACACTGCGTGGAATTTGATCGGGCGACCGGGAGACTTGGCCGAGACGCCGAATTGCCTCGAAGAATGATATGGACGTCTTGTCCGAAGTCCTCAAGACTGTCAAACTCGACGGCGCTGTGTTTTACAATGCGGAATTCTCAGCGCCCTGGTGCTTTTGTTCCCCTCCTTCGTCGGAGCTGGCTCCTTATCTGTCCGCCGGTGCAAACCACGTCATCATCTTTCACCTCTTGACCGAAGGCCGAGGCTATGCGCACATCGAAGGAAATCAACGACCGCTTCAGCTTGCCGCCGGCGATCTGGTCATCCTTCCGCACGGCGACCCGCATGCATTGAGAAATGGGCCGTTCGTCAGACCGACAAACCATACGGAACAGGTGAAACGGGTGTTCGCACAAGGCCTCAAGGTTGCCCGTATGGGTGGCGGAGGGGAGGTCACCAAATTCATCTGCGGCTATATGGCCTGCGATCCACAACTCAGCCAACCGTTTTTAGGCGGGCTGCCGCCCATTCTGAAAGTCAACGTGCGCGCTGACGCATCAAGCCAATGGCTCGAACAAACCATCCGCTATTCAGTGGATCACGCGGATGGGACCCAGCCCGGTAGTCAGGCGGTGCTCGCCAGACTGTCCGAAGTCTTGTTCATTGAAGCGCTGCGGCGGTATATCGCCGTCCTCACCCCGGATCAAAAGGGGTGGCTGGCCGGTGTGCGCGACCCGGACGTCGGAAAAGCCTTGGGCCTGTTGCACCGCAGGCCGGTTCATCCGTGGACGATCGCGTCTCTCGCCGAGGAAGTGGGCATTTCGCGATCCGTACTGACGGAGCGGTTCCGGCGGTGTCTCTCGGAGGGGCCGATGGGGTATCTCGCGCGGTGGAGGCGTTCCCTCGGTGCGCAACTGCTCGTCTCCACC is a genomic window containing:
- a CDS encoding carboxymuconolactone decarboxylase family protein, whose amino-acid sequence is MYDMKNLGKMKLLEVHAPEAMKAFVAFDKAALAEGTLSRKYKELIALGVAFTTQCPYCIEIHTNNARGAGASDAEIAEAVLVAAALRAGGAITHGTHAFKGA
- a CDS encoding AraC family transcriptional regulator, with product MDVLSEVLKTVKLDGAVFYNAEFSAPWCFCSPPSSELAPYLSAGANHVIIFHLLTEGRGYAHIEGNQRPLQLAAGDLVILPHGDPHALRNGPFVRPTNHTEQVKRVFAQGLKVARMGGGGEVTKFICGYMACDPQLSQPFLGGLPPILKVNVRADASSQWLEQTIRYSVDHADGTQPGSQAVLARLSEVLFIEALRRYIAVLTPDQKGWLAGVRDPDVGKALGLLHRRPVHPWTIASLAEEVGISRSVLTERFRRCLSEGPMGYLARWRRSLGAQLLVSTSNSVAQIASEAGYESEPSFNRAFKRQFGFPPARFRSRSRAAHKHERSPGQPEERAQ